CAGACAATCATGAAGAAGGAGATGAAGAATAGCATGACATGTTTGTCCCatctccattgggcggtgaaatggttgatgtggaccctgatatgctgcaagacatgttacgtgacgttgatGACCCAGTTATGAACGAGAGAGATTCcatgaagttcagcaggttggtcaGTGACTCGGAGACTCCTCTATACGCAGGATGCAAGCCAAAGCACACCAAATTATCAGCAACATTAGACCTAATGAAGTTGAAGGCTAGTTGTGGATGGTCAGACAAGAGTTTTATAGAACTTTCGGGAATACTGAAGGACATGCTTCCTCaggagaacacattgcccgagacgacatatgaagcaaaACAGGTTCTGTGTCCCCTAGGGTTAGAGGTCCGGAGAATTCACGCGTGTCCAAACGattgcatattgtaccacaagcaatacgcggacttagatgcttgtcctgtctgcaaggcttctcgatacaagcgaaagaagaCCGCGGGCGAGGGAAAGAAGTCAAAGCGGGGTGGTCCGGCGAAGGCTGTGTGGTATCTACAaatcattgatcgtttcaagagaatatTTGCCAACCCCAATGAAGCAAAGTTAGTATGTTGGCATGCCACAGAGCGAAGGAATGACGGTTTGCTAAGACACCCTGCGGATTCGATTcaatggaggaatatcgatcgaaagcacaaagactttgctgccgaccccagaaacatgaggatatgtttgtgtacggatggcatgaatcctttcggagacatgagcagttctcacagcacttggccagttctcATTGCAAACTTtaacctcccgccatggttgtgcttcaaaaggaaatattttatgttgtgcttgttaatccaaggtccgagACAACCCGGCAATGACATCGATGTGTTCTTGGAGCCTGTTATCGATGACCTTGAGATTCTGTGGAAAGagggtgtggaaacttgggatgcatatggtcagcAGAACTTCACACTACGAGTTCTATTattctgcaccattaatgattATCCCGCGCTGGGTAATCTTTCTGGACAAACCgtgaaaggaaagaaggcatgctctgACTGTATGGAACATACACGCAGtaggtggctgaagaaatcaagaaagatGGTTTACATGGGTCATAGGAAATGGCTCCCCCTACGGCACGcctttagaagaaagaagaaaattttcaatGGTAAGAAAGAATTTGGGTCTGCCCCTGCGGATTTGTCCGGAGATCAGGTACACAACATGGTGAAGGACATTActaatgagtttgggaagaaaagaaaacgtagcaaggaggacaagaagaggatgtggaagaaaaaatccatattttggcggctaccttatTGGGAAGATCTTGAGCTCCGTAATTGCATTGATTTGATGCACGTAGAGAAGAATGTGTGCGATAGCTTGCTGGGGCTATTGTTGAATATGCCTGgcaagacaaaggacgggttgaatgCGCGTCTCGATCTACAGGAGATGAACATTCACAGTGAACTTCAGCCTATTACAGATGAGAAGACGGGAAGAGTGTACCTCCCACCAGCTTGCCACACattgtcgaaggatgagaagatcgcaatgCTATCATGTCTGGCAGATATTAAAGTTCCTTCGGGCTATTGTGCGAGAATAAGTAAGTACGTTAAATTGGAGGATCTTAAgctggttggaatgaagtctcacgattgccacgtgctaatcacacagatcttgccagttgctataagaggcattctaccaccaCAAGTCCGTCACACGATCCAACGGCTTTgtgccttcttcaatgcaatcgGTCAGAAGATTATAGATCCAGAAGACCTAGATGGGTTGCAGGCCGATATTGTCAGTACCCTGTGTCACTTGGAGACGTATTTTCCACTAGCTTTCTTCGATATCATGGTTCATCTCACTGTTCACCTagtgaagcaaacaaaaataTGTGGGCCAGCTTTTATGAGAGAAATGTGGCcattcgagaggtacatgggaaTTCTGAAGTCCTACGTTCGGAATAGAGCAAAACCagaggggagcatcattgaaggttacacgatCGAGGAAGCCATTGAGTTTTGTATCGATTACATGGCCGAGACTgatcctatcggagttcctACGTCTCGCCACGAAGGAAGGTTGGCAGGTGTCGGCACAACTGGCAGAAAAGAATTGTTCCCGATCAAGCTTCCTACGCGCAGGCTCATTTCGCAGTGCTGCAACATATGGCTGAAGTAAccccatactttgaggagcatTTAGCGAAGGTCCGACAGGACAATATTGGTCGATCAGATATTTGGATCAACAGAGAACATGGTGCTCGcttcaacgaatggttcaaggATCGTGTAGCACGGTCGACCGATGGCCCAAGTGAGATATTACAAAGGTTGGCAAGGGGTCCATCTTGGGATGTTGACACATGGCAAGGGTACGATAtcaatggatacacattttacaccgtcacACAAGATGAgaaaagcacagtgcaaaacagtGGAGTCCGTATAGATGCATATCAGGATCAGGCTGGATCGAGCACATACTATGGCCGCATAGAGCAGATATGGGAGCTGAACTATCTGAACTTCAAAGTCCCTTTGTTTCGTTGCAGTTGGGTGAATATCCGCACAGGTGTCAAGGTCGACAAGGAAGGCTTCACATTAGTGGACCTGGCCAAGGTTGGATACGCAGACGAACCATTCGTACTAGCGAAGCAGGTCGAACAGAttttctacataaaagaccccgcaaacaagaagatgcacgTTGTTAGGGATGGCAAGCGAAAAATTGTGGGGGTGGACaacgtcgtcgatgaagaagaatacaacaAGAATCTTCATGTCAGACCTCAGATCGACCTTGATGATGATCCCGAAGACGAAGTGGCTTACGTTCGTTTAG
This genomic window from Oryza sativa Japonica Group chromosome 12, ASM3414082v1 contains:
- the LOC136354586 gene encoding uncharacterized protein; the protein is MVDVDPDMLQDMLRDVDDPVMNERDSMKFSRLVSDSETPLYAGCKPKHTKLSATLDLMKLKASCGWSDKSFIELSGILKDMLPQENTLPETTYEAKQVLCPLGLEVRRIHACPNDCILYHKQYADLDACPVCKASRYKRKKTAGEGKKSKRGGPAKAVWYLQIIDRFKRIFANPNEAKLVCWHATERRNDGLLRHPADSIQWRNIDRKHKDFAADPRNMRICLCTDGMNPFGDMSSSHSTWPVLIANFNLPPWLCFKRKYFMLCLLIQGPRQPGNDIDVFLEPVIDDLEILWKEGVETWDAYGQQNFTLRVLLFCTINDYPALGNLSGQTVKGKKACSDCMEHTRSRWLKKSRKMVYMGHRKWLPLRHAFRRKKKIFNGKKEFGSAPADLSGDQVHNMVKDITNEFGKKRKRSKEDKKRMWKKKSIFWRLPYWEDLELRNCIDLMHVEKNVCDSLLGLLLNMPGKTKDGLNARLDLQEMNIHSELQPITDEKTGRVYLPPACHTLSKDEKIAMLSCLADIKVPSGYCARISKYVKLEDLKLVGMKSHDCHVLITQILPVAIRGILPPQVRHTIQRLCAFFNAIGQKIIDPEDLDGLQADIVSTLCHLETYFPLAFFDIMVHLTVHLVKQTKICGPAFMREMWPFERYMGILKSYVRNRAKPEGSIIEGYTIEEAIEFCIDYMAETDPIGVPTSRHEGRLAGVGTTGRKELFPIKLPTRRLISQCCNIWLKEHGARFNEWFKDRVARSTDGPSEILQRLARGPSWDVDTWQGYDINGYTFYTVTQDEKSTVQNSGVRIDAYQDQAGSSTYYGRIEQIWELNYLNFKVPLFRCSWVNIRTGVKVDKEGFTLVDLAKVGYADEPFVLAKQVEQIFYIKDPANKKMHVVRDGKRKIVGVDNVVDEEEYNKNLHVRPQIDLDDDPEDEVAYVRLDHSEGISL